The following are encoded in a window of Scophthalmus maximus strain ysfricsl-2021 chromosome 2, ASM2237912v1, whole genome shotgun sequence genomic DNA:
- the faxdc2 gene encoding fatty acid hydroxylase domain-containing protein 2 has protein sequence MVKTSDGGMRGAAMTNRSIQEGPAGLWDSVKKAAFVIGSGILLLAAFGNSLTWHLQRFWGASGDFWQNLWTRLYLAYEGHDASLFYLGTMLIPTVAFWVPNSLLLWADTTGKPSFITRYRIQVDKNNPVDPAKLRSAMKTVVFNLFFLSGPMVVGVYHLTSWRGNPCGPELPTFHWALTELAIFSIIEEIMFYYSHRLFHHPSFYKHYHKQHHEWTAPIGLICIYAHPLEHVISNMLPVVMGPMVLGSHLATTSLWYCLVLWSTTISHCGYHLPFLPSPEFHDFHHLRFTNCFGVLGVLDRLHGTDSKFRQTKQYERHVLLTGLTPLNESIPDAPKKGQ, from the exons ATGGTGAAGACAAGTGACGGAG GGATGAGGGGAGCTGCCATGACGAACAGGAGCATACAG GAAGGCCCCGCAGGACTGTGGGACTCCGTGAAGAAAGCTGCGTTCGTCATTGGATCCGGAATCTTACTCTTGGCTGCATTCGGCAACTCGCTGACATG GCATCTTCAGAGATTCTGGGGAGCTTCAGGAGATTTCTGGCAGAACTTGTGGACCAGGCTGTACTTGGCATACGAGGGCCACGATGCTTCTTTGTTCTATTTAG GGACAATGTTAATCCCCACTGTGGCATTCTGGGTGCCCAATTCTCTGCTGCTGTGGGCGGACACCACTGGTAAACCGTCCTTCATCACTCGCTACCGCATCCAGGTGGACAAGAACAACCCG gTGGATCCAGCTAAGCTCCGTAGTGCAATGAAGACCGTCGTCTTCAACCTGTTCTTCCTCTCCGGGCCCATGGTGGTGGGAGTCTACCACCTGACGAGCTGGAGGGGGAACCCCTGCGGCCCCGAGCTGCCCACCTTCCACTGGGCCCTGACGGAGCTGGCCATCTTCTCCATCATAGAGGAAATTATGTTTTACTACTCACACAG gCTGTTCCATCATCCGAGCTTCTACAAGCATTACCACAAGCAGCACCACGAGTGGACCGCCCCCATTGGCCTCATCTGCATTTACGCTCATCCTCTCGAGCACGTG ATCTCCAACATGCTGCCGGTGGTGATGGGACCCATGGTCCTGGGCTCCCACCTGGCCACCACCAGCCTCTGGTACTGCCTGGTTCTGTGGAGCACCACGATCTCCCACTGTGGGTACCACCTCCCCTTCCTGCCCTCCCCGGAGTTCCACGACTTCCACCACCTCAG GTTCACCAACTGTTTCGGGGTGCTCGGCGTCCTGGACCGGCTCCACGGCACAGACAGCAAATTCAGGCAGACCAAGCAGTACGAACGCCACGTCCTGCTCACCGGCCTCACCCCGCTGAACGAGAGCATCCCTGACGCCCCCAAGAAGGGTCAGTGA